Below is a genomic region from Fervidobacterium thailandense.
ACATAAGGCCCAGGGGGAAAGCGGGAAAAGAATTTACTAAAAGGCCGTTGATAGGGAGTATATACATGCACAGGTGGAAAATAGAGGAATTCATTCAGCGGCTGAAGATGAAGATAAATTTTGAGCGGAAAAAGTGGGAAGACGTGAAAGTATGGA
It encodes:
- a CDS encoding transposase, with amino-acid sequence MRGKVIADRGYAEAEFVRKTEGYIRPRGKAGKEFTKRPLIGSIYMHRWKIEEFIQRLKMKINFERKKWEDVKVWIEWMLIGRMLVYLVNRIKQEPRTLEILFN